In the genome of Lathyrus oleraceus cultivar Zhongwan6 chromosome 4, CAAS_Psat_ZW6_1.0, whole genome shotgun sequence, the window GGTAAGCAAAATTGGAGCTGATGAGTAAGTTGCAAACATAATAAGTGAACATTCACTTTGACCAACTCCAAGCAATTGAGTCATTGTACCTAACACATTGATAACATTATTTAGAGTATATTGGATTATTCAGTGAAAGACATAAATGAGtttgatttatttaattttataaaattgatTTTGGTTAAACGACTTACTTGCGGACACTGCAGGAGGAACAGCGTAGTGAAGTAGTAAAACAAATTGATATAATGGATCAGAGCTTATGAAGTTGAAATGAACTGCACCTTTCACAATGCATATACCTATTGTTGGTAATGCAATATATATCACCACAATAATGCCTACCACAAGTGGAATCTTCTTTCTTAATCCCTTTAAACCTAAAATGTATCATCTCATTCAACTAGTTAAATATAGTACATGTTTATATAGAGgaaaatgaagagaaaaaaaagaCATGTTAGTGATGATTGATTAATTACCATTTAAAAGATTTGCGCCAACTAACAAGATCGTTGACGGAATGCAGGCATCCCTAAAAAAAATTAAGAGATTAATCTGAATCCAAAAATATAATTAAGAGGtcaaaaaatatattttgtctAATTTCTATTATGACCGTCTTTATAAATAGTAGAAGATTCTCACCCTAACATGATTGCAGAGGTCTGAACAAAATGGAGAGGAGCATGTTCAGTAACTAGTACTTTTTTTAACCGAGGAACTATACCAACTATTACTCCAAAAATCTGCATTAATATTATTAAATAAAGATAGATAATATTATCTCTCTTAAGCTTATAAGTAAACTAATGGATTAGTTAGAATCATTAGAAAAATACTAAAAGAAAAACAATAGAATTATGGACATATACCGCTCCCCACAAGGCAGGTGCAAATAGTTCTTTCAAATTGATCTTGTCGCTTAATAATATTTGTAGTGCCTTCATATTCTTCAATTTTTCTTGTACCTGTGAATTCGTTGAAAATATTAAGCATTATTATCTCTATTAAATCATTCAAAAAATATATAAGAAAACATATCAAccttttcttcttcatcatcgaTCACTTTGCATTCTATCTCAGGCCGATCGACGCAACCATTAGACATTGATTTTTCCTCAGTCGTTGTCAATGTTCTTGCCGAACATTTTGCAATATTTTCTAAATTATTAACTTCTATATTTATTTTGTTATCATTAAATTTGACAATATTGATCTTAGGTGAATATATGCGAAGAATATTGTACACAATAGACCAAGCATAAATGTGTCCTACctgaaaaataagaaaatattaaaaatatttttttatttattttaaatacttTATAAACACTAATTCTATTATACCCCTATAGTTATAAATTTTAAAGAATTTGAGTTAGTGTGACATACTGCCATAGTTAGGGAAGTAAATGCTAGTCCTTTACGATAGCAAGCATCCACATCTCCAAAAGGGTGACTTCTTCCTTTACAAATAGCTGGAACTATGATCAGAGGCAACGATCCAAGATTTCCTGCATACATCAATTGTTAAACGATCAATGATAAGATAGAAAATAAATATTTGTTCATGTTATAAGAGATGattaaagaaaaaaataatatgAATGTGTACATAAACCTGCCTGCAGCACAACACCCCATTACAAGGCCATGAAGATGACGAGGAACTCTAGTTATTTTGGCGAGAATCCATGCAAGAGTTGTTCCAATTATATATCTTAGAAGAATATTTAATGGCATGAACCACCTACATAATTCGTTAAATAAATAAGCACCTCTTATATGTGTGTGAATTAAGCATCTCTTCTAAATTGTATAACCAATTAGATGGAAATAATTTATACCTAGTGAATCTTTTATTGAAACTTAATTTCACGCTAAAGTTAAATATTTGATAGTGATCTTTGTATTGAATTTCTTATAAATGATTTTTTCTTCAATCATTCACCGACGTTCTTgtgttaaaacataattgttagaGTAAAAATATTAGGTCCTGTTTGAAATGCATCTTAAAAActcttttttagtttttgaaaatttaaaatttaaaaacttgtttgaatataatgttttgcaaaagtgtttttaaaaactcttttctatttttcagtttttaaaagtaaaaaagtgaaacagtttagttgtgttttgcttctcactttttagtttttagtattataaaacttgaagaaaaaacataaaaaatttataattttcatTAATAACATTAATGTGATTTTAAAAGATTAGATTATCAAATaagttttttcattttcatatttttaaaacagtttttaaaaattattttatcaaacaaattttttgttaattttcttcttaaaaatagttttttaaaatagatttgaaaaacaaattttaagaACTAAAATTGAAAAGTGTTTCAAACAGGCCCTTATTTTTTTATAAGTTTTATTTTACTTTTCATACTTCTCAATTATCTTTAGTCCAATATCAATTTCCTAACGATATCTTGATAATTTAGCTTTTGTATGActattcttttttttcttctcaCCCTGTGAATCCTTCGTACGATCCAAAATCTAATTCTATTTATGATGCTAGAGATTATGTCAAAAACATCCTTTGGTTCTTCACTTCCAAATTCTAAAATTTCCAACCAAGatttcaaaataaacaaaaaaaattatgaCTTACTCTCAAGAGATattagatatatatatatatatatatatatatatatatatatatatatatatatatatatatatatatatatataggttcTATTGTTTATTTATTGTACTTTTGTATAATCTTACTCTCATATTTATCTTAGATTCATTCGCTTTTCTATCAATAATGAGAAAGAACATAAAAATTGTGTTGGAGAATCCAACGAAGGCGGGAGCAAAAATATGACCAATACTCTAGGATCATAAGAGAGAAAGACATCATGTCTCTATCCAAAATTTTAAGATATTAGATATATAGGTCGTCTCTCTTATAAATCCAACATTATTCACATTGATATTTGATGTGTGACTTAATCACTCACTTAAATCCAATAATTTTTCCTATAAATGTGTATTTTCCACATCCTATAGCATGATTCAACAAGGGATCTATCTCCCGCTCCCGTCCAAGTCAAACTACTTTGATACCATTTAATGGGGAGTCCAAGGAATCCTATTTGACAATGGGAACAATTCTTCAAGACCATAAGAAGGTACATCATCTCCACCATTTTTTAGGACAACCTCCGTATAGAAAATAAAAGAACGAAATCACAATATGGAGACATAAAAAAAACTATGGTTGTTGTCAAATGACAACAACAAAAAAACACTATATGAAAAGTGTTACAACACATGGACTACCATCAACCACCACACGATGACACTCAAAATCTCTAAAGCAAATTTCTAACTATACCTCACAACATTCAAAATATTTCATACTCCACCATAAAGAGTATAATAATTTTAAGCTACATGACTATAAAGTTTTAACGTTGTCTTCACCGACAATTATAATTCAAAAGAATCATCATTGTTCATCATAAAAAGTATAATTACTTGAAGTTATACCATTATAATATTTTTCACATTATCTTCAGTAACAATCATAGTTTAAAAAAACTATCATACTCAACCAAAAGAATACACTTCGCTTGAAATTAAACCACTCCAATTATTTCCTCGTGTCGAAAATTATGTTGAAAATTTATGGTGTAATTTCTATGTTGGAGGGAAGTTCTTCAATCAACAACATAATCTCATAAAACAACTTGCATCAAAGACAATAGACGATCATGTACTAATTAACACTTTGTGTGATCTTGATTGTATCAACACAATCTTCATTTGAATTTTTTAAGAGACAAAAATCATTCTTCAATTAGCTTTCTCTAGCCTAAATTTCATAGCTGAACTTGTGATTGAAGTTGTAACCATACTAGAAACTATTTCCATAGAGATTCTCAAGAAAGAGAAGTGAAGTCACAACAAACACACTTAAGTATCAAGTCTTTTCTAGCCAAAATGTTTTCAAAACAACACTTTCACAACACCACTATTCTTTTTTTACGTGGAAGATCAAATAATGTTGCAACGAGACTAATGGTTTGGAACTATAGGATAGGGAGACATCACATGCCCTTTCAGGAATTTAAGAATAGTTATATACACCACCTCTTTTATAAACTCAAAACTCTACTCACTCATAAGAGATGTGAGACTTAACTACTCATATTTGAACCTAACAATTTTCCCCATAAGTATGAGTTCTCACATTCTATAAATAAGATTCAACTCCCCCTCCTCCATTAGGAAGAACCAAGACTTTGAAAC includes:
- the LOC127076736 gene encoding protein PIN-LIKES 3, whose translation is MNFLKLFLVALAPVLNTLFIAVIGAVLALDNIGILKKNTKKHLNIIVYFVFTPALLYSSLAKTITLRSLGMLWFMPLNILLRYIIGTTLAWILAKITRVPRHLHGLVMGCCAAGNLGSLPLIIVPAICKGRSHPFGDVDACYRKGLAFTSLTMAVGHIYAWSIVYNILRIYSPKINIVKFNDNKINIEVNNLENIAKCSARTLTTTEEKSMSNGCVDRPEIECKVIDDEEEKVEVQEKLKNMKALQILLSDKINLKELFAPALWGAIFGVIVGIVPRLKKVLVTEHAPLHFVQTSAIMLGDACIPSTILLVGANLLNGLKGLRKKIPLVVGIIVVIYIALPTIGICIVKGAVHFNFISSDPLYQFVLLLHYAVPPAVSASTMTQLLGVGQSECSLIMFATYSSAPILLTLWCTVFMWLVL